From Prosthecobacter sp., the proteins below share one genomic window:
- a CDS encoding PSD1 and planctomycete cytochrome C domain-containing protein — translation MKLAFVPSLLCLLAAASRCLAASAADDAKAVEFFENKIRPVLAEKCYSCHSVKSGKNKGGLLLDTRESTRQGGDTAAAVVPGDAEKSLLLKAIGYADEDLQMPPKKQLPAEVVADFATWIAMGAADPREGKPGSATTINIEEGRKHWSFQPLSNPPVPEVKDKQWPRTDIDRFILAALEEKGIKPVADAQPHELRRRLSYDLTGLPPELEERNSPSSSQSEIPNPQSEIERLIASPQFGERWGRHWLDIAGYSESSGGGQNMLLPVNFRYRDYVIAAFNADKPYDQFLREQLAGDLMPATNNAQRNEQLIATGFLSIGTKNTLDEDDQRYIMTVVDEQIDSMGRSLLGLTLACAKCHDHKFDPIPTRDYYALAGILRSSEPLAGAWRRHFAKWTQGVQPLAGAPITFTDEDLAEQLKAASARMGLGGKIYRAQRAAVQEAGMQKAGKAELEAFYKTRPEVMVLKNEQDRLKDIVEKFNDKLNAQLPYAMSAMRDVPEPADCAIRIRGEESQLGAFVPRGFPEVLTTASTPKVNPKQSGRVELAAWIASKENPLTARVMVNRIWQHLFGAGIVESSDDFGKTGQPPANAALLDYLAQRFIAQGWSVKKLIRDITSSRVYQLSTAHDAAAYEIDPANHLNWHANRRRLDANAIRDSFLAISGHLYLTPPKLKSQVHLRTLDPRIVSTNIPDLLAPTDRYRTVYRPIMHETVSADLTVFDFPEPEMVTGRRSITTVPTQALFMMNSELVVDYSQRTARRLMQMTNDEPSRLETAYQLILARAPTDEESADATAFIRDFPASDSKNPELSAWAAFCQTLFASAEFRYLY, via the coding sequence ATGAAACTCGCCTTTGTCCCCAGTCTGCTCTGCCTGCTCGCCGCCGCCAGCCGATGCCTTGCCGCGTCGGCAGCCGACGATGCGAAGGCCGTCGAGTTCTTTGAGAACAAGATCCGCCCGGTGCTGGCAGAGAAATGCTACTCCTGTCATTCCGTGAAGTCGGGGAAAAACAAAGGCGGGCTGCTGCTCGACACGCGGGAGAGCACACGCCAGGGCGGTGACACGGCGGCGGCGGTGGTGCCTGGGGATGCTGAGAAAAGCCTGCTGCTCAAGGCCATCGGCTATGCGGATGAAGACTTGCAGATGCCGCCGAAGAAACAACTGCCTGCGGAAGTGGTGGCGGATTTTGCGACATGGATCGCGATGGGAGCGGCTGATCCTCGCGAGGGCAAACCGGGCTCGGCGACGACGATCAACATCGAGGAAGGGCGCAAGCACTGGTCCTTTCAGCCTCTCTCGAATCCGCCTGTGCCAGAGGTGAAGGACAAGCAATGGCCGCGCACGGACATCGACCGCTTCATTCTCGCAGCTCTCGAAGAAAAAGGCATCAAGCCCGTGGCAGACGCGCAACCGCATGAGCTGCGCCGACGATTGAGCTATGACCTCACCGGCCTGCCACCTGAGTTGGAAGAGCGCAATTCACCGTCATCGAGCCAATCCGAAATTCCCAATCCCCAATCCGAAATCGAAAGGCTCATCGCGAGCCCCCAGTTCGGCGAGCGTTGGGGCCGGCATTGGTTGGACATCGCGGGCTACAGCGAGTCGAGTGGCGGCGGGCAAAACATGCTGCTGCCAGTGAACTTCCGATATCGGGACTACGTCATCGCGGCGTTCAATGCCGACAAGCCGTATGACCAATTCCTGCGCGAACAGCTCGCCGGTGATCTGATGCCTGCGACGAACAATGCGCAACGCAACGAACAGCTCATCGCCACTGGTTTCCTCAGCATCGGCACGAAGAACACGCTCGATGAAGATGATCAGCGCTACATCATGACCGTCGTCGATGAACAGATCGACAGCATGGGCCGCTCCCTCCTCGGCCTGACGCTTGCGTGTGCGAAGTGCCACGACCATAAATTCGACCCGATCCCGACACGCGACTACTACGCGCTCGCGGGCATCCTGCGCAGCTCCGAGCCGCTCGCCGGAGCATGGCGCCGACATTTTGCCAAGTGGACGCAGGGCGTGCAGCCGCTCGCGGGTGCGCCCATCACGTTCACCGACGAAGACCTCGCCGAACAGCTCAAGGCCGCGTCGGCCCGCATGGGCTTGGGCGGCAAAATCTACCGCGCACAACGTGCAGCCGTGCAGGAAGCCGGGATGCAAAAAGCTGGCAAGGCCGAGCTGGAGGCGTTCTACAAAACGCGGCCCGAGGTGATGGTGCTCAAGAACGAACAGGACCGGCTCAAGGACATCGTGGAGAAGTTCAATGACAAGCTCAACGCTCAGTTGCCCTACGCCATGTCCGCCATGCGCGATGTGCCCGAGCCCGCCGACTGTGCGATTCGCATTCGCGGCGAAGAGTCGCAGCTCGGCGCGTTCGTGCCGCGCGGCTTCCCCGAAGTGCTGACCACCGCCAGCACGCCGAAGGTGAACCCGAAGCAAAGCGGTCGCGTGGAACTCGCTGCGTGGATCGCCAGCAAGGAGAATCCCCTCACCGCACGCGTCATGGTGAACCGCATCTGGCAGCATCTCTTCGGCGCTGGCATTGTGGAGTCATCCGATGACTTCGGCAAAACCGGACAGCCTCCCGCGAACGCAGCGCTGCTCGACTACCTCGCGCAACGATTCATCGCGCAAGGCTGGTCGGTGAAGAAGCTCATCCGCGACATCACCAGCAGCCGCGTTTATCAACTCAGCACCGCGCACGATGCCGCCGCTTATGAGATCGATCCCGCCAATCATCTGAACTGGCATGCGAATCGCCGCCGGCTCGATGCCAATGCGATTCGCGATTCCTTCCTCGCCATCAGCGGCCACCTCTATCTCACGCCGCCGAAGCTCAAATCACAGGTTCACCTGCGCACCCTCGATCCCCGCATCGTCTCCACCAACATCCCCGACCTGCTCGCGCCCACCGACCGCTACCGCACCGTGTATCGTCCCATCATGCACGAAACGGTGTCGGCGGATCTGACCGTCTTCGACTTCCCCGAACCCGAAATGGTGACAGGTCGCCGCAGCATCACCACCGTGCCCACGCAGGCGCTGTTCATGATGAACAGCGAACTCGTCGTCGATTACTCGCAGCGCACTGCGCGACGCTTGATGCAGATGACCAACGACGAACCTTCTCGTCTCGAAACCGCCTACCAACTCATCCTTGCCCGAGCGCCCACCGATGAAGAGAGCGCTGACGCCACCGCGTTCATTCGCGACTTCCCAGCGAGTGACAGCAAGAACCCGGAGCTGAGTGCCTGGGCGGCGTTCTGCCAGACGCTCTTTGCTTCGGCGGAGTTCCGGTATCTGTATTAA